In the genome of Prosthecobacter debontii, one region contains:
- a CDS encoding SGNH/GDSL hydrolase family protein, translating into MKTVLCFGDSNTWGYDPASITEPYPRRHPLEVRWTGVLAQGLGPKCRVIEEGQNGRTTVHEDPLNIARKGSDYLPACLESHKPIDLVVMMLGSNDLKAAFNMTPVDIATGAGVLARMVLSSTAGPNNKPPKLLLVCPPPVGDMSHLPELAARIPNGAERSALFPRYYSALAASLGCEFLNSQDIVKPSRLDALHLDADEHLKLGTAMALKVLSLL; encoded by the coding sequence ATGAAGACTGTTCTCTGTTTTGGCGACTCCAATACCTGGGGGTATGACCCTGCTAGCATCACGGAGCCTTATCCACGTCGGCACCCCCTGGAAGTCCGCTGGACGGGCGTGCTGGCGCAAGGCTTAGGGCCGAAGTGCCGGGTGATCGAGGAAGGGCAAAACGGACGCACGACCGTGCATGAGGACCCCCTCAACATCGCCCGTAAAGGGAGCGACTATTTGCCTGCTTGCCTGGAGAGCCATAAACCGATCGATCTGGTGGTAATGATGCTCGGGTCGAATGACCTGAAGGCGGCCTTCAATATGACCCCGGTGGATATCGCTACCGGTGCTGGAGTCTTGGCTCGCATGGTTCTTTCCAGCACTGCCGGACCGAACAACAAACCCCCGAAGCTGCTGTTGGTCTGCCCGCCTCCGGTGGGAGATATGTCTCACCTGCCCGAGCTCGCCGCGCGGATCCCCAATGGGGCTGAGCGGAGCGCACTCTTCCCGCGCTATTACAGTGCTCTGGCAGCCTCTCTGGGATGCGAGTTTTTAAACAGCCAAGACATTGTCAAACCCAGCCGCTTGGACGCGCTGCATCTGGACGCAGATGAGCATCTCAAGCTGGGAACGGCCATGGCGCTGAAGGTGCTGAGCTTGCTGTAA
- a CDS encoding O-antigen ligase family protein, with protein sequence MQSLALIFFLFGFLVAGVLGTETRLLFFWPGAALLGLAGLLATLKWRLRVVFPPSEGCLAAASLFAGYIAARCFVSPVAGYAREDLYILAGAWVTYMLTVTAASHPRWRTALLAVLLVLVLGNLAMGFIHLSGHWEYHVVPSFMRAATVGRIGGFFANPNHLGAFFTMVLFLTGGFLCFGRGGAALKMCLGFLCVSMMLGVALTASRGALMGLAAGGVIFFLMSLGIVWQTQRQFFWSLASGGLVVALLGGAVLWKVNEEYLKGREMTSPMANDVRLEIWKAALAQHAQSPLIGTGSRMFYEGSIQYRSTELSGSAGEALFAHNEYLQMLADYGWVGLGLLVLVLLTHLWNGVAFLRWFVTHRFLQTGRVLSNNLALCLGALTAVIAMMVHAFFEFQFHVAIPALTAALLLGLLANPGIEATEKRGAKLPSVRLLSKLLLTGASGLLLSGPWLHGRSDYHLARAEIAQVQGVDFERLQHLNAAVDADPSNAEAHYQRGLALLDKLTADQRSPEHPVLKRATVDLEQAVALNRFHYLYALALADAYDAVGRYEEALHQIQHAIALAPLHEESRMALAVHWHRLGDFVQAEQAYLWAGEAPAWNEEGTSRWIDNYRLLLQHAALMRAAPPQP encoded by the coding sequence ATGCAATCCCTCGCGCTGATTTTCTTTCTCTTTGGGTTCCTGGTGGCCGGCGTGCTTGGCACAGAGACTCGGCTGCTCTTCTTTTGGCCGGGGGCCGCCCTGCTCGGGTTAGCCGGGCTGCTGGCGACGCTGAAGTGGCGCTTGCGAGTCGTCTTCCCGCCGAGTGAAGGTTGTCTGGCGGCGGCGTCGCTCTTTGCTGGATACATCGCGGCACGATGTTTTGTCTCGCCGGTGGCGGGTTATGCCCGTGAGGATTTGTATATCCTGGCAGGAGCATGGGTGACTTATATGCTGACGGTGACGGCTGCCAGCCATCCGCGTTGGCGCACAGCCCTGCTGGCGGTGTTGCTGGTGTTGGTTTTGGGAAATCTCGCCATGGGATTCATTCACTTGTCGGGCCACTGGGAGTACCACGTGGTGCCCAGCTTCATGCGTGCGGCGACTGTGGGGCGCATTGGCGGTTTTTTTGCCAATCCCAATCACCTGGGGGCTTTCTTCACCATGGTGCTTTTTCTCACGGGCGGGTTTCTCTGCTTCGGTCGCGGCGGGGCGGCGCTGAAGATGTGCCTGGGTTTCCTCTGCGTCTCTATGATGCTGGGGGTGGCGCTGACGGCGAGTCGAGGTGCCTTGATGGGGCTGGCGGCGGGCGGTGTGATCTTTTTCCTGATGAGCCTGGGCATCGTCTGGCAGACGCAGCGGCAGTTTTTCTGGAGTCTAGCGAGTGGTGGACTGGTGGTGGCCCTCCTCGGCGGGGCGGTGCTCTGGAAAGTGAACGAGGAATATCTCAAGGGCAGGGAAATGACGAGTCCCATGGCCAACGATGTGCGATTGGAGATCTGGAAGGCGGCACTGGCTCAGCATGCGCAATCACCCCTGATCGGGACGGGATCTCGGATGTTTTATGAGGGCAGCATTCAATATCGCTCGACGGAGCTTTCAGGCTCTGCCGGCGAAGCCCTATTTGCGCACAATGAATACCTCCAGATGCTGGCTGATTATGGTTGGGTAGGTCTCGGTTTACTGGTGCTAGTGCTGCTGACCCATCTGTGGAATGGCGTGGCCTTTTTGCGTTGGTTTGTCACCCATCGTTTTCTGCAAACCGGCCGGGTGCTCAGTAACAATTTGGCTCTCTGTCTCGGCGCACTCACTGCCGTGATTGCGATGATGGTTCATGCCTTTTTTGAATTCCAGTTTCATGTGGCCATCCCGGCACTTACGGCAGCCCTTTTGCTGGGGTTGCTGGCCAATCCCGGAATAGAGGCCACGGAGAAGCGGGGCGCGAAGTTGCCTTCGGTGAGGCTGCTCTCGAAGCTTTTGCTGACGGGAGCTTCTGGGTTGCTGCTAAGTGGACCCTGGCTGCACGGACGCAGCGATTACCATCTGGCCCGGGCTGAGATCGCTCAGGTTCAAGGAGTGGATTTCGAGAGGCTGCAGCACCTGAATGCGGCTGTGGACGCCGATCCCAGCAATGCCGAGGCACACTATCAGCGAGGTCTGGCGCTGCTGGACAAACTGACGGCGGATCAGCGCTCTCCTGAGCATCCGGTGCTGAAGCGGGCGACGGTTGATCTGGAGCAAGCGGTGGCTCTCAACAGGTTTCATTATCTGTATGCACTGGCACTGGCGGATGCTTATGATGCCGTGGGCCGTTATGAAGAAGCCCTGCATCAGATTCAGCACGCCATTGCTCTGGCTCCGCTGCATGAGGAATCCCGCATGGCCCTCGCGGTGCATTGGCATCGTCTGGGTGATTTTGTTCAAGCTGAGCAGGCTTACCTCTGGGCGGGTGAAGCCCCAGCCTGGAACGAAGAAGGCACCAGTCGATGGATCGATAACTATCGTCTCCTGCTCCAGCATGCGGCTCTGATGCGTGCAGCGCCGCCTCAACCGTGA